In Brienomyrus brachyistius isolate T26 chromosome 3, BBRACH_0.4, whole genome shotgun sequence, the following proteins share a genomic window:
- the phf3 gene encoding PHD finger protein 3 isoform X2 has product MLKTQPGGGRFSMEPAGPAEFRSEGGRKSECRRWNGHSWAERRRTIERDPQVLGIACAPGCDMKKGQDRSGPYGLAGMSKSKGTCGVSRSPATRPKGQRGRPRKIPAALPSEPSHEVDPEPVKSGLNPTKSTEAVSKPASSRVTRRCDRREGVKQQQQEAAEAQEDPADASQDKEEGAGRSTVCSEVGQSMNPVVVLRRLTVTVGGYKIELLPGPSKSPSTSAPGATPSQGFSDASGGVEGVNLSAAQDVAVTMADGKVVEHLTSAQDIGKCSPAEAPAEAPAGAPTGAPAELGPCVNPNEVQECSGVLLSSSHQAVDVCTAETEANNPSDLQQPDSGSVKETKGINSGGSETRTCSDANKSVVLEMAAGKDGQDQKPPAQKQLKSKPSPASPKKKNLEPSTSKKAGAEPKTPQPKDMTKGDIQDMQTIKGKSVTGAKRRTEHLQTYPPSKMSRVQGKRLAKPDVGPKMSSPFHPVVKRLLPGTVSPDGSQKRHPGTQAGNSKSPHLPFGPKPAHPQVAVAKPSHFPREPSEDDDQERLRAKKQLEKASQRPRSKSARSLSVDEPPLFIPDNAPLLKKEAAEEEPAEGEGEVIWDPSKHCGFCRKPHSNRFMVGCGRCDDWFHGECVGLDLVKAQQMEKEDQEYVCLKCCAEEDKKVESEDHGAASVERQVKAEQAQENKPAVRYEKISHQPSAAAVRKDSLERRSQEDRDGESRASASDQKAHVPRRPHLSGDATHKMGTHDRQEAKKAKTSPAASKKPSVEQIRRNVRDSLKDILLKRLNESDLKVSTERAGNVANKTEKELFAFFRDTDSKYKSKYRSLMFNLKDAKNNVLFKRVLKGEISPHHLIRMSPEELASKELAAWRQRENRHTIEMIEKEQREVDRRPIIKITHKGEIEIENQEPEKEPEPADIEPEPVPRPPEEPEMAPPEPEPENTKDTTAQHKAHLFDLNCKICTGRMAPPVEDATTKVVKVATTVMRRQTSTEAEGQTSASSPAEDLPFSAMEDGLVSPRVLSSIDERLSGREDETTFLDRLELLWKGFVNMPSVAKFVTKAHPVSGVLDHLTEDLPDSIQVGGRISPQTVWDYVEKIRASGTKEVCLIRFSPVTEEDEISYTLLYAYFSSRRRYGVVANNMKHVKDMYLIPLGASEKIPHQLVPFDGPGLEANRPNVLLGLIIRQRVKRDFGVLLSVDIPEASSARFLPDSRTKLDSSSESGSALTGEDYLNSLKGARSTEATNPQQSAVSDTKTGKLQLVEAPLTTEGNLHETAKPLRFLPGVLVGREEQPCADAASRPLAAVDAPQGLSGSSEEALSRQPQLGGGTGGGNGSSRSPASNGLRLDRFIIKKKDSKGSNPEPQQRTAGLEDSLGKGLIGDPNTATPERPLKAEPPVDSEGVLPNLPSRVGQGLDKASKADYTGQEAKHEGLTSVSITTSNSVLAETSSTASKASPSGSAASPAQPPSGIPKAGSVADSAEKLGTKPSSAEGHTKQEAAEADGHLVSQERPLASGPDPSTQPVPHQPAKDTQTSSTILSFGKAEDCTPRLVVHPNPPAPVFCHVGQGLPVATFPPGPDAEVQYQQAPTPLFQAPDQQAQSGFTYSGAPLPFPQSNPSHQYPSTTWPSTPAVGFQHSQHVPSGPPLSFDASRTTESSKSLPAPKEDKAPEQYQGDPWDRQPWQADDGYKRESSDQHGQLRHHSETHHEKKGRHHDRDREHGKSWEHQSEKGGQWERSRSRSRSRERSSRERHRGHDDKHRDSRARHRSRSGSEHSRSERHHRQHGEWDKHHERDRDKHRRDSYDKGRRSSRDGAKDGRS; this is encoded by the exons ATGTTAAAAACCCagccgggaggggggcgttTCAGCATGGAGCCCGCTGGGCCGGCCGAGTTTCGGAGTGAGGGGGGTCGCAAATCCGAGTGCAGGCGCTGGAATGGCCACAGTTGGGCCGAAAGACGGCGTACGATAGAGCGGGATCCCCAG GTCTTAGGAATTGCTTGTGCTCCAGGATGTGACATGAAGAAGGGGCAAGACAGGAGTGGTCCCTACG GTCTGGCCGGGATGAGTAAGTCAAAAGGTACATGCGGTGTCTCCAGGTCTCCAGCGACTCGACCCAAGGGCCAAAGAGGCCGGCCAAGGAAAATCCCCGCTGCTCTGCCGAGCGAGCCTTCCCATGAAGTGGACCCGG AGCCTGTGAAATCTGGCTTGAATCCAACCAAGAGTACAGAGGCTGTCAGCAAACCGGCCAGCAGCAGAGTCACCAGAAGATGTGACAGGAGAGAAGGAGTCAAACAGCAGCAACAGGAAGCAGCTGAAGCACAGGAAGACCCAGCAGACGCCTCACAGGATAAGGAGGAAGGAGCTGGGAGAAGCACAGTTTGCAGTGAAGTCGGACAGTCGATGAACCCTGTCGTGGTGTTAAGGCGTCTGACTGTGACTGTAGGGGGGTACAAAATTGAGCTTCTTCCAGGGCCTTCTAAATCCCCATCCACCTCAGCCCCGGGTGCAACACCTTCTCAGGGCTTCTCCGATGCTTCGGGGGGTGTTGAGGGTGTGAACTTGTCAGCTGCACAAGATGTGGCCGTAACAATGGCAGATGGCAAAGTGGTTGAACATTTGACCTCTGCTCAGGACATTGGGAAGTGCAGCCCGGCTGAAGCTCCGGCTGAAGCTCCGGCTGGAGCCCCGACTGGAGCCCCGGCTGAGCTGGGACCTTGCGTGAATCCCAATGAAGTACAGGAATGCTCTGGTGTGCTGTTAAGCAGCAGTCATCAAGCTGTGGATGTGTGCACAGCAGAGACTGAAGCGAACAACCCGTCAGATTTACAGCAGCCAGATTCAGGGAGTGTCAAGGAGACTAAGGGTATAAACTCAGGTGGAAGTGAAACCCGGACATGTTCAGATGCTAACAAATCGGTTGTGCTTGAAATGGCAGCTGGCAAAGACGGTCAGGACCAAAAGCCTCCTGCCCAGAAGCAGCTAAAATCGAAGCCATCACCAGCATCTCCCAAGAAGAAGAACCTGGAGCCCAGCACCTCAAAGAAAGCTGGAGCAGAGCCGAAGACCCCTCAACCAAAAGATATGACCAAGGGTGACATCCAGGACATGCAAACCATCAAAGGCAAGTCTGTCACGGGCGCTAAAAGGCGCACGGAGCATCTCCAAACCTACCCACCCTCCAAAATGTCGAGGGTGCAAGGTAAGAGGTTGGCGAAACCAGATGTTGGCCCCAAAATGTCCAGTCCTTTTCACCCTGTGGTTAAAAGGCTACTTCCTGGAACTGTCAGTCCAGATGGGAGTCAGAAACGACATCCTGGTACACAGGCTGGGAATTCCAAATCCCCCCATCTTCCATTTGGGCCCAAGCCAGCCCACCCTCAGGTGGCCGTAGCCAAACCTAGCCACTTCCCGAGGGAGCCATCGGAGGACGACGATCAGGAGAGGCTTAGAGCAAAGAAGCAGCTGGAAAAGGCCTCACAAAGACCGAGGAGCAAAAGTGCCCGGAGCTTGTCTGTGGACGAGCCCCCACTCTTTATCCCCGATAATGCTCCCTTGCTCAAAAAGGAGGCCGCCGAGGAAGAACCTGcagaaggagaaggagaggtCATCTGGGATCCGAGCAAGCACTGTGGCTTCTGCAGGAAGCCTCACTCtaaccg GTTCATGGTGGGTTGTGGACGCTGTGATGACTGGTTCCATGGTGAGTGTGTGGGGCTGGACTTGGTAAAGGCCCAGCAGATGGAGAAAGAGGACCAGGAGTACGTCTGCCTTAAGTGCTGCGCTGAGGAGGATAAGAAGGTTGAGTCTGAGGACCACGGGGCAGCCTCTGTTGAAAGGCAGGTCAAAGCGGAGCAAGCCCAGGAGAACAAGCCTGCTGTCAGATATGAGAAGATCAGCCACCAGCCATCAGCCGCAGCCGTCAGGAAG GACTCTCTGGAAAGGAGGTCTCAAGAagacagagatggagagagTAGAGCATCTGCTTCGGACCAAAAAGCACACGTGCCCAGACGTCCCCACCTTTCAGGGGACGCGACACACAAGATGG GAACGCATGATCGGCAGGAGGCAAAGAAGGCGAAGACGTCTCCGGCGGCCTCCAAGAAGCCTTCAGTTGAGCAGATCAGGAGGAATGTGCGGGACTCCCTCAAAGACATACTCCTGAAACG ACTGAATGAGTCTGACCTGAAGGTTTCCACAGAGAGAGCAGGAAACGTGGCCAATAAAACCGAGAAGGAACTTTTTGCCTTCTTCCGGGATACGGACAGCAAATACAAGAGCAAGTACCGGAGCTTGATGTTCAACCTCAAAGACGCTAAGAACAAT GTATTATTTAAACGGGTTCTCAAAGGTGAGATCTCCCCCCACCATTTAATCCGAATGAGTCCGGAAGAGCTGGCCTCCAAAGAGCTGGCTGCTTGGAGACAGCGGGAGAACCGACAC ACGATTGAAATGATAGAAAAAGAGCAGAGGGAGGTGGACAGGCGCCCCATCATAAAGATCACACACAAGGGCGAAATCGAGATTGAGAACCAGGAGCCAGAGAAAGAACCGGAACCCGCCGATATTGAG CCTGAGCCGGTGCCGAGACCACCAGAAGAGCCCGAAATGGCCCCCCCAGAGCCTGAACCAGAGAATACTAAAGATACCACTGCCCAACACAAGGCTCACCTCTTTGACTTGAATTGCAAGATCTGCACAG GTCGAATGGCTCCTCCTGTGGAAGACGCCACCACAAAGGTGGTGAAGGTGGCCACCACAGTGATGCGGAGGCAGACGAGCACGGAGGCGGAGGGCCAGACcagcgcctcatctccagctGAGGATCTGCCCTTCAGTGCCATGGAAGACGGCTTGGTCAGCCCCAGGGTCTTGTCTTCCATCGATGAAAG GTTAAGTGGCAGGGAAGATGAAACCACCTTCCTGGACCGTTTGGAGTTGCTGTGGAAGGGATTTGTCAACATGCCCTCCGTGGCCAAGTTTGTCACTAAGGCCCATCCTGTTTCAGGTGTCCTGGACCACCTAACAGAG GATCTGCCTGATAGCATCCAGGTTGGTGGAAGAATCTCACCACAGACAGTGTGGGACTATGTGGAAAAAATCCGGGCTTCTGGAACCAAA GAGGTCTGTTTGATACGATTCAGTCCTGTAACAGAGGAAGACGAGATCTCCTATACACTGCTCTACGCCTACTTCAGCAGCCGTAGACGTTACGGCGTGGTGGCTAACAACATGAAGCACGTCAAAGACATGTACCTTATTCCTCTGGGAGCCTCAGAGAAGATCCCACATCAGTTGGTCCCATTTGATGGGCCAG GTTTGGAAGCAAACCGTCCAAACGTTCTCCTGGGGTTAATAATTAGACAGAGGGTCAAAAGGGACTTTGGAGTCCTCTTGTCTGTGGACATTCCGGAAGCCTCGTCTGCAAGATTTCTGCCTGACAGTCGGACCAAGCTGGATTCCAGTAGTGAGAGTGGAAGTGCCCTCACTGGTGAGGACTACCTGAACTCCTTGAAGGGGGCACGGTCTACCGaggccacaaacccacaacaGTCAGCTGTGAGCGACACCAAAACTGGGAAACTGCAGCTGGTGGAAGCCCCATTAACCACAGAGGGGAACCTCCATGAAACTGCCAAACCGCTTCGCTTCCTCCCGGGGGTGCTGGTCGGTCGGGAGGAGCAACCCTGTGCCGATGCTGCATCCAGGCCTCTGGCAGCAGTCGACGCTCCTCAGGGGCTATCGGGCAGCTCGGAGGAAGCGCTGAGCAGGCAGCCCCAGCTGGGGGGTGGGACAGGGGGGGGTAATGGCTCTAGCAGAAGCCCAGCTTCCAATGGCCTTCGGCTTGATCGCTTCATTATAAAGAAGAAAGACTCAAAGGGCAGTAATCCTGAGCCTCAGCAGAGAACAGCCGGTCTGGAAGACTCTTTGGGTAAGGGACTAATCGGTGACCCTAACACGGCCACTCCTGAGAGACCTCTGAAGGCTGAACCTCCAGTTGATTCAGAAGGTGTCCTTCCAAACCTGCCGAGTCGGGTAGGCCAAGGGCTTGATAAAGCAAGTAAGGCCGATTATACGGGTCAAGAAGCCAAACACGAAGGGCTGACTTCAGTCTCCATAACCACATCAAACTCTGTCCTCGCCGAGACATCCAGCACGGCGTCGAAAGCCAGCCCTTCAGGTTCAGCTGCTAGCCCGGCGCAGCCTCCGAGTGGAATCCCAAAGGCCGGCTCTGTTGCGGACAGCGCTGAAAAGCTGGGTACCAAACCATCGTCAGCAGAAGGACACACCAAGCAGGAAGCCGCCGAAGCAGACGGCCATCTCGTTTCACAAGAACGTCCTCTGGCAAGTGGGCCAGACCCAAGTACACAGCCTGTGCCTCACCAGCCTGCAAAAGACacccaaaccagcagcaccatcTTGTCATTTGGTAAAGCTGAAGACTGCACCCCCCGTCTAGTAGTTCATCCCAACCCTCCAGCACCTGTTTTTTGTCATGTTGGTCAAGGGCTACCAGTAGCTACGTTCCCTCCAGGGCCAGATGCAGAGGTTCAGTACCAGCAAGCCCCTACACCTCTCTTCCAAGCCCCAGACCAACAGGCACAGTCAGGGTTCACCTACTCTGGGGCACCTCTGCCGTTTCCGCAGTCAAATCCCTCACATCAGTATCCCAGCACAACGTggcccagcacaccagctgtggGTTTCCAGCACTCCCAACATGTGCCATCTGGGCCCCCATTATCTTTTGATGCATCGaggaccacagagtcctcaaagTCTCTACCTGCACCCAAGGAGGACAAGGCACCAGAGCAATACCAGGGTGACCCTTGGGATCGGCAGCCATGGCAAGCTGACGACGGCTACAAGCGGGAGAGCAGCGACCAACACGGCCAGCTAAGGCACCACAGTGAGACTCACCACGAGAAGAAGGGCAGGCATCACGACCGGGACCGCGAGCATGGGAAGTCCTGGGAGCACCAGTCAGAGAAAGGCGGACAATGGGAAAGGAGTAGGAGCCGGAGCCGGAGCAGAGAGAGATCAAGCCGAGAGCGTCACCGTGGACATGACGACAAGCACAGGGACAGCCGGGCTCGGCACCGAAGCCGGAGTGGCAGCGAGCACTCCAGGAGCGAGCGACACCACCGGCAGCATGGTGAGTGGGACAAGCACCACGAACGGGACCGTGACAAGCACAGGAGAGACTCTTACGACAAAGGGAGGCGGAGTTCCAGAGATGGGGCCAAGGATGGACGGTCATGA
- the phf3 gene encoding PHD finger protein 3 isoform X1, whose product MEPAGPAEFRSEGGRKSECRRWNGHSWAERRRTIERDPQVRTLRRTPARPNDLQHRVKKVLGIACAPGCDMKKGQDRSGPYGLAGMSKSKGTCGVSRSPATRPKGQRGRPRKIPAALPSEPSHEVDPEPVKSGLNPTKSTEAVSKPASSRVTRRCDRREGVKQQQQEAAEAQEDPADASQDKEEGAGRSTVCSEVGQSMNPVVVLRRLTVTVGGYKIELLPGPSKSPSTSAPGATPSQGFSDASGGVEGVNLSAAQDVAVTMADGKVVEHLTSAQDIGKCSPAEAPAEAPAGAPTGAPAELGPCVNPNEVQECSGVLLSSSHQAVDVCTAETEANNPSDLQQPDSGSVKETKGINSGGSETRTCSDANKSVVLEMAAGKDGQDQKPPAQKQLKSKPSPASPKKKNLEPSTSKKAGAEPKTPQPKDMTKGDIQDMQTIKGKSVTGAKRRTEHLQTYPPSKMSRVQGKRLAKPDVGPKMSSPFHPVVKRLLPGTVSPDGSQKRHPGTQAGNSKSPHLPFGPKPAHPQVAVAKPSHFPREPSEDDDQERLRAKKQLEKASQRPRSKSARSLSVDEPPLFIPDNAPLLKKEAAEEEPAEGEGEVIWDPSKHCGFCRKPHSNRFMVGCGRCDDWFHGECVGLDLVKAQQMEKEDQEYVCLKCCAEEDKKVESEDHGAASVERQVKAEQAQENKPAVRYEKISHQPSAAAVRKDSLERRSQEDRDGESRASASDQKAHVPRRPHLSGDATHKMGTHDRQEAKKAKTSPAASKKPSVEQIRRNVRDSLKDILLKRLNESDLKVSTERAGNVANKTEKELFAFFRDTDSKYKSKYRSLMFNLKDAKNNVLFKRVLKGEISPHHLIRMSPEELASKELAAWRQRENRHTIEMIEKEQREVDRRPIIKITHKGEIEIENQEPEKEPEPADIEPEPVPRPPEEPEMAPPEPEPENTKDTTAQHKAHLFDLNCKICTGRMAPPVEDATTKVVKVATTVMRRQTSTEAEGQTSASSPAEDLPFSAMEDGLVSPRVLSSIDERLSGREDETTFLDRLELLWKGFVNMPSVAKFVTKAHPVSGVLDHLTEDLPDSIQVGGRISPQTVWDYVEKIRASGTKEVCLIRFSPVTEEDEISYTLLYAYFSSRRRYGVVANNMKHVKDMYLIPLGASEKIPHQLVPFDGPGLEANRPNVLLGLIIRQRVKRDFGVLLSVDIPEASSARFLPDSRTKLDSSSESGSALTGEDYLNSLKGARSTEATNPQQSAVSDTKTGKLQLVEAPLTTEGNLHETAKPLRFLPGVLVGREEQPCADAASRPLAAVDAPQGLSGSSEEALSRQPQLGGGTGGGNGSSRSPASNGLRLDRFIIKKKDSKGSNPEPQQRTAGLEDSLGKGLIGDPNTATPERPLKAEPPVDSEGVLPNLPSRVGQGLDKASKADYTGQEAKHEGLTSVSITTSNSVLAETSSTASKASPSGSAASPAQPPSGIPKAGSVADSAEKLGTKPSSAEGHTKQEAAEADGHLVSQERPLASGPDPSTQPVPHQPAKDTQTSSTILSFGKAEDCTPRLVVHPNPPAPVFCHVGQGLPVATFPPGPDAEVQYQQAPTPLFQAPDQQAQSGFTYSGAPLPFPQSNPSHQYPSTTWPSTPAVGFQHSQHVPSGPPLSFDASRTTESSKSLPAPKEDKAPEQYQGDPWDRQPWQADDGYKRESSDQHGQLRHHSETHHEKKGRHHDRDREHGKSWEHQSEKGGQWERSRSRSRSRERSSRERHRGHDDKHRDSRARHRSRSGSEHSRSERHHRQHGEWDKHHERDRDKHRRDSYDKGRRSSRDGAKDGRS is encoded by the exons ATGGAGCCCGCTGGGCCGGCCGAGTTTCGGAGTGAGGGGGGTCGCAAATCCGAGTGCAGGCGCTGGAATGGCCACAGTTGGGCCGAAAGACGGCGTACGATAGAGCGGGATCCCCAGGTAAGGACACTGCGCCGTACGCCGGCTCGCCCTAACGATCTGCAGCATCGGGTCAAGAAG GTCTTAGGAATTGCTTGTGCTCCAGGATGTGACATGAAGAAGGGGCAAGACAGGAGTGGTCCCTACG GTCTGGCCGGGATGAGTAAGTCAAAAGGTACATGCGGTGTCTCCAGGTCTCCAGCGACTCGACCCAAGGGCCAAAGAGGCCGGCCAAGGAAAATCCCCGCTGCTCTGCCGAGCGAGCCTTCCCATGAAGTGGACCCGG AGCCTGTGAAATCTGGCTTGAATCCAACCAAGAGTACAGAGGCTGTCAGCAAACCGGCCAGCAGCAGAGTCACCAGAAGATGTGACAGGAGAGAAGGAGTCAAACAGCAGCAACAGGAAGCAGCTGAAGCACAGGAAGACCCAGCAGACGCCTCACAGGATAAGGAGGAAGGAGCTGGGAGAAGCACAGTTTGCAGTGAAGTCGGACAGTCGATGAACCCTGTCGTGGTGTTAAGGCGTCTGACTGTGACTGTAGGGGGGTACAAAATTGAGCTTCTTCCAGGGCCTTCTAAATCCCCATCCACCTCAGCCCCGGGTGCAACACCTTCTCAGGGCTTCTCCGATGCTTCGGGGGGTGTTGAGGGTGTGAACTTGTCAGCTGCACAAGATGTGGCCGTAACAATGGCAGATGGCAAAGTGGTTGAACATTTGACCTCTGCTCAGGACATTGGGAAGTGCAGCCCGGCTGAAGCTCCGGCTGAAGCTCCGGCTGGAGCCCCGACTGGAGCCCCGGCTGAGCTGGGACCTTGCGTGAATCCCAATGAAGTACAGGAATGCTCTGGTGTGCTGTTAAGCAGCAGTCATCAAGCTGTGGATGTGTGCACAGCAGAGACTGAAGCGAACAACCCGTCAGATTTACAGCAGCCAGATTCAGGGAGTGTCAAGGAGACTAAGGGTATAAACTCAGGTGGAAGTGAAACCCGGACATGTTCAGATGCTAACAAATCGGTTGTGCTTGAAATGGCAGCTGGCAAAGACGGTCAGGACCAAAAGCCTCCTGCCCAGAAGCAGCTAAAATCGAAGCCATCACCAGCATCTCCCAAGAAGAAGAACCTGGAGCCCAGCACCTCAAAGAAAGCTGGAGCAGAGCCGAAGACCCCTCAACCAAAAGATATGACCAAGGGTGACATCCAGGACATGCAAACCATCAAAGGCAAGTCTGTCACGGGCGCTAAAAGGCGCACGGAGCATCTCCAAACCTACCCACCCTCCAAAATGTCGAGGGTGCAAGGTAAGAGGTTGGCGAAACCAGATGTTGGCCCCAAAATGTCCAGTCCTTTTCACCCTGTGGTTAAAAGGCTACTTCCTGGAACTGTCAGTCCAGATGGGAGTCAGAAACGACATCCTGGTACACAGGCTGGGAATTCCAAATCCCCCCATCTTCCATTTGGGCCCAAGCCAGCCCACCCTCAGGTGGCCGTAGCCAAACCTAGCCACTTCCCGAGGGAGCCATCGGAGGACGACGATCAGGAGAGGCTTAGAGCAAAGAAGCAGCTGGAAAAGGCCTCACAAAGACCGAGGAGCAAAAGTGCCCGGAGCTTGTCTGTGGACGAGCCCCCACTCTTTATCCCCGATAATGCTCCCTTGCTCAAAAAGGAGGCCGCCGAGGAAGAACCTGcagaaggagaaggagaggtCATCTGGGATCCGAGCAAGCACTGTGGCTTCTGCAGGAAGCCTCACTCtaaccg GTTCATGGTGGGTTGTGGACGCTGTGATGACTGGTTCCATGGTGAGTGTGTGGGGCTGGACTTGGTAAAGGCCCAGCAGATGGAGAAAGAGGACCAGGAGTACGTCTGCCTTAAGTGCTGCGCTGAGGAGGATAAGAAGGTTGAGTCTGAGGACCACGGGGCAGCCTCTGTTGAAAGGCAGGTCAAAGCGGAGCAAGCCCAGGAGAACAAGCCTGCTGTCAGATATGAGAAGATCAGCCACCAGCCATCAGCCGCAGCCGTCAGGAAG GACTCTCTGGAAAGGAGGTCTCAAGAagacagagatggagagagTAGAGCATCTGCTTCGGACCAAAAAGCACACGTGCCCAGACGTCCCCACCTTTCAGGGGACGCGACACACAAGATGG GAACGCATGATCGGCAGGAGGCAAAGAAGGCGAAGACGTCTCCGGCGGCCTCCAAGAAGCCTTCAGTTGAGCAGATCAGGAGGAATGTGCGGGACTCCCTCAAAGACATACTCCTGAAACG ACTGAATGAGTCTGACCTGAAGGTTTCCACAGAGAGAGCAGGAAACGTGGCCAATAAAACCGAGAAGGAACTTTTTGCCTTCTTCCGGGATACGGACAGCAAATACAAGAGCAAGTACCGGAGCTTGATGTTCAACCTCAAAGACGCTAAGAACAAT GTATTATTTAAACGGGTTCTCAAAGGTGAGATCTCCCCCCACCATTTAATCCGAATGAGTCCGGAAGAGCTGGCCTCCAAAGAGCTGGCTGCTTGGAGACAGCGGGAGAACCGACAC ACGATTGAAATGATAGAAAAAGAGCAGAGGGAGGTGGACAGGCGCCCCATCATAAAGATCACACACAAGGGCGAAATCGAGATTGAGAACCAGGAGCCAGAGAAAGAACCGGAACCCGCCGATATTGAG CCTGAGCCGGTGCCGAGACCACCAGAAGAGCCCGAAATGGCCCCCCCAGAGCCTGAACCAGAGAATACTAAAGATACCACTGCCCAACACAAGGCTCACCTCTTTGACTTGAATTGCAAGATCTGCACAG GTCGAATGGCTCCTCCTGTGGAAGACGCCACCACAAAGGTGGTGAAGGTGGCCACCACAGTGATGCGGAGGCAGACGAGCACGGAGGCGGAGGGCCAGACcagcgcctcatctccagctGAGGATCTGCCCTTCAGTGCCATGGAAGACGGCTTGGTCAGCCCCAGGGTCTTGTCTTCCATCGATGAAAG GTTAAGTGGCAGGGAAGATGAAACCACCTTCCTGGACCGTTTGGAGTTGCTGTGGAAGGGATTTGTCAACATGCCCTCCGTGGCCAAGTTTGTCACTAAGGCCCATCCTGTTTCAGGTGTCCTGGACCACCTAACAGAG GATCTGCCTGATAGCATCCAGGTTGGTGGAAGAATCTCACCACAGACAGTGTGGGACTATGTGGAAAAAATCCGGGCTTCTGGAACCAAA GAGGTCTGTTTGATACGATTCAGTCCTGTAACAGAGGAAGACGAGATCTCCTATACACTGCTCTACGCCTACTTCAGCAGCCGTAGACGTTACGGCGTGGTGGCTAACAACATGAAGCACGTCAAAGACATGTACCTTATTCCTCTGGGAGCCTCAGAGAAGATCCCACATCAGTTGGTCCCATTTGATGGGCCAG GTTTGGAAGCAAACCGTCCAAACGTTCTCCTGGGGTTAATAATTAGACAGAGGGTCAAAAGGGACTTTGGAGTCCTCTTGTCTGTGGACATTCCGGAAGCCTCGTCTGCAAGATTTCTGCCTGACAGTCGGACCAAGCTGGATTCCAGTAGTGAGAGTGGAAGTGCCCTCACTGGTGAGGACTACCTGAACTCCTTGAAGGGGGCACGGTCTACCGaggccacaaacccacaacaGTCAGCTGTGAGCGACACCAAAACTGGGAAACTGCAGCTGGTGGAAGCCCCATTAACCACAGAGGGGAACCTCCATGAAACTGCCAAACCGCTTCGCTTCCTCCCGGGGGTGCTGGTCGGTCGGGAGGAGCAACCCTGTGCCGATGCTGCATCCAGGCCTCTGGCAGCAGTCGACGCTCCTCAGGGGCTATCGGGCAGCTCGGAGGAAGCGCTGAGCAGGCAGCCCCAGCTGGGGGGTGGGACAGGGGGGGGTAATGGCTCTAGCAGAAGCCCAGCTTCCAATGGCCTTCGGCTTGATCGCTTCATTATAAAGAAGAAAGACTCAAAGGGCAGTAATCCTGAGCCTCAGCAGAGAACAGCCGGTCTGGAAGACTCTTTGGGTAAGGGACTAATCGGTGACCCTAACACGGCCACTCCTGAGAGACCTCTGAAGGCTGAACCTCCAGTTGATTCAGAAGGTGTCCTTCCAAACCTGCCGAGTCGGGTAGGCCAAGGGCTTGATAAAGCAAGTAAGGCCGATTATACGGGTCAAGAAGCCAAACACGAAGGGCTGACTTCAGTCTCCATAACCACATCAAACTCTGTCCTCGCCGAGACATCCAGCACGGCGTCGAAAGCCAGCCCTTCAGGTTCAGCTGCTAGCCCGGCGCAGCCTCCGAGTGGAATCCCAAAGGCCGGCTCTGTTGCGGACAGCGCTGAAAAGCTGGGTACCAAACCATCGTCAGCAGAAGGACACACCAAGCAGGAAGCCGCCGAAGCAGACGGCCATCTCGTTTCACAAGAACGTCCTCTGGCAAGTGGGCCAGACCCAAGTACACAGCCTGTGCCTCACCAGCCTGCAAAAGACacccaaaccagcagcaccatcTTGTCATTTGGTAAAGCTGAAGACTGCACCCCCCGTCTAGTAGTTCATCCCAACCCTCCAGCACCTGTTTTTTGTCATGTTGGTCAAGGGCTACCAGTAGCTACGTTCCCTCCAGGGCCAGATGCAGAGGTTCAGTACCAGCAAGCCCCTACACCTCTCTTCCAAGCCCCAGACCAACAGGCACAGTCAGGGTTCACCTACTCTGGGGCACCTCTGCCGTTTCCGCAGTCAAATCCCTCACATCAGTATCCCAGCACAACGTggcccagcacaccagctgtggGTTTCCAGCACTCCCAACATGTGCCATCTGGGCCCCCATTATCTTTTGATGCATCGaggaccacagagtcctcaaagTCTCTACCTGCACCCAAGGAGGACAAGGCACCAGAGCAATACCAGGGTGACCCTTGGGATCGGCAGCCATGGCAAGCTGACGACGGCTACAAGCGGGAGAGCAGCGACCAACACGGCCAGCTAAGGCACCACAGTGAGACTCACCACGAGAAGAAGGGCAGGCATCACGACCGGGACCGCGAGCATGGGAAGTCCTGGGAGCACCAGTCAGAGAAAGGCGGACAATGGGAAAGGAGTAGGAGCCGGAGCCGGAGCAGAGAGAGATCAAGCCGAGAGCGTCACCGTGGACATGACGACAAGCACAGGGACAGCCGGGCTCGGCACCGAAGCCGGAGTGGCAGCGAGCACTCCAGGAGCGAGCGACACCACCGGCAGCATGGTGAGTGGGACAAGCACCACGAACGGGACCGTGACAAGCACAGGAGAGACTCTTACGACAAAGGGAGGCGGAGTTCCAGAGATGGGGCCAAGGATGGACGGTCATGA